The following are from one region of the Catenulispora sp. EB89 genome:
- a CDS encoding ornithine cyclodeaminase family protein: MNSHQAQQEGTRQDGIWLRFLSGPDVEELGIGQAEIIDAVENVVAAHGRGETVFEPRTHLVPNNGGVGHFNVLRGHVSTLGEHGVSGVKVVGDFVPNFQLGLPSELALLTLYDPTNGIPRAIIDATFITEARTGAMTAVGARHLARPDARVLGHVGARGTAFSNVTMLDSLFDLDEIRVTSRRPESREAFADQLRAATATPVRVVDSAAEAFDGADILVEATRLTEPSPLLHPGLVKRGAFVVPYGTVSAVSEDLLDVMDKVVVDDWREARSGRFGALRHHVDSGKLSERTLHAELGAVVSGQKPGRESPEERILLWHRGLSILDVAVGQLILDRAQQADVGTMLRYR; the protein is encoded by the coding sequence GCACTCGGCAGGACGGCATCTGGCTCAGGTTCCTGTCCGGCCCGGACGTCGAGGAACTGGGCATCGGCCAGGCGGAGATCATCGACGCCGTCGAGAACGTCGTCGCCGCGCACGGCCGCGGCGAGACCGTGTTCGAGCCGCGCACGCACCTCGTCCCGAACAACGGCGGCGTCGGGCACTTCAACGTCCTGCGCGGGCACGTCTCCACCCTCGGCGAGCACGGCGTCAGCGGGGTGAAGGTGGTCGGCGACTTCGTGCCGAACTTCCAGCTCGGGCTGCCCAGCGAGCTGGCGCTGCTCACCCTCTACGACCCCACCAACGGCATCCCGCGCGCCATCATCGACGCCACCTTCATCACCGAGGCCCGCACCGGCGCCATGACCGCGGTCGGCGCCCGGCACCTGGCCCGCCCCGATGCCCGCGTCCTCGGCCACGTCGGCGCGCGCGGCACCGCGTTCTCCAACGTCACGATGCTCGACTCGCTGTTCGACCTCGACGAGATCCGGGTGACGAGCCGGCGTCCGGAATCGCGCGAGGCCTTCGCCGACCAACTGCGCGCGGCCACCGCCACGCCGGTGCGCGTCGTGGACAGCGCCGCCGAGGCCTTCGACGGCGCGGACATCCTGGTCGAGGCCACGCGGCTCACCGAGCCGTCGCCGCTGCTGCATCCCGGGCTGGTGAAACGGGGGGCGTTCGTCGTGCCGTACGGAACGGTCAGCGCCGTCTCGGAGGACTTGCTGGACGTGATGGACAAGGTCGTCGTCGACGACTGGCGCGAGGCCCGGTCCGGGCGGTTCGGCGCGCTGCGGCACCACGTGGACAGCGGGAAGCTGTCCGAGCGGACGCTTCACGCCGAGCTCGGCGCGGTGGTTTCGGGGCAGAAGCCCGGACGGGAGAGTCCGGAGGAGCGGATTCTGCTGTGGCACCGCGGGCTGTCCATTCTCGACGTCGCGGTCGGTCAGCTGATTCTGGACCGGGCTCAGCAGGCTGATGTCGGCACGATGTTGCGGTATCGGTGA